One Rhizoctonia solani chromosome 1, complete sequence DNA window includes the following coding sequences:
- a CDS encoding FMN-dependent alpha-hydroxy acid dehydrogenase — translation MSESQGDKESNGSLLNPVSIRPIPGKSNSQFGDLVGEHDTKSIPAATTNNLTDGVTSDGGIPKLELTRMDEALHHGEEVASPVDEDDRSQSGSNTESDDDEEDDDDDDDDDDNEEDEEEDVEPSLKYERLGGDTSQLLEKDSACAIAISESAILLGTHSGIVHVLDLNGVRQRSYRPHTATITDMSVDTTGDFVATASIDGQVVIHSLSTPESYVFDLKRPMRTIALEPGFGNRGSRAFVCGGLAGTLVLHEKGWLGHKETTLHSGGEGPVWASAWRTTLIAWACDTGVRLYDTSSSTRVAYLDRPANSPRADLFRCTLRWQDDVTLLVGWADYIKVARVRQRGEGATTSHSAVTIEVLAVLQVDCMIAGLSPHVDAGSFLVLAYITPDTFADADDSPPTTREAQRRKEAHRPELRLISRAGEEHASDALSITGYHLYGCNDYALVEGASPLGTFWIVLSPQTLVVARPRDVKDHIEWLVQRKRYEEALEVLEDLGPQGQVDASIIGQKYLQHLVDDGEYEKAAHLTPKVLADNATAWERWIFTFAGKNQLGSIAPFVPTHDPQLGHVVYEMILGHMLVNNQESLLRTIKSWPTSIYDIPAVIVAVKAALANATKKHILMDCLAELYIANHQPGKALPYLLRLRRPNVFTLIREHNLFTALRDDALLLVEFDQELEEKRRVQGDGEGIDFTKPAVPRTAIQLLVENTHAIPINRVVQQLQSNRFFLYLYLAALFEEDPQHASEYADVQVELFAEFAPEKLIDFLRASSYYNLEVAFRICDQRDLVPEQVFLLGRMGDNKRALNLIIERLADVNRAIDFAKEQNDDDLWEDLFKYSETRPAFIRGLLKNVSTEIDPIRLIRRIKNGLEIPGLKDALITILQDFNLQISLLEGCQTILLGDGASLQERLHLAQTGGYLGGAAVMCPVCHEPLFIPPPDTGALVNQQHLVLLFLCHHAIHAGCVPGGDALPPRQGTSLSLGTIGYYGGLGGDVVNAVSEKVAYTQEVKAQLASGCPICERSDSGAGFAIAGNNYHWLVGAGLRSEPEESTFGQLYEFDWLIREEVATHNTSESCWIIVSGKVYDVTEFISEHPGGSAVLLKHAGKDATAAYEMAHGPEIIEEGLPPEKKKGTVDPSTIQAHPKGQEEVKKDVIKPKRMPLAQVINLYDFEENAKENCPKSMGIFLFWGDRHVIGGPQSKGVPTSPLPSSRNDRRRVPPTNPGLQQDGTWNTMTSTKMLGAPVSLPLMICPTGMARLSHPSGERSFAAAAGQTGIMQVISTNASVGLAQIIQAKSRPDQKFLFQLRNARSKSRGYSCCVGIIVTIDAAAPGKREADERGELDVPIGLVPGWMKLGVKGVQTVEDALLAYELGCDVIWLSNHGGRALDTAPPALYTLLELHQFHPRIFRPRARPLSSRIASLVSIGLPIRTSPRCLGSPPKTPEARAAAIASLRAYHRPGAPEIYVDGGVRRGTDIVKALCLGAKAVGMGRPFVYALGWETPGVEKAIEIIRDEVETTMKLLGVTSLDQLGPHLLNTKALEPLIDGRILAKARL, via the exons ATGTCTGAGAGTCAAGGTG ATAAAGAGAGTAATGGCTCCTTATTAAATCCGGTTAGTATTCGGCCAATACCTGGCAAATCTAACAGTCAATTTGGAGACCTTGTG GGCGAACATGATACTAAGTCTATACCCGCAGCTACGACGAATAATCTGACGGACGGCGTTACCAGTGACGGCGGTATCCCTAAACTTGAGTTGACTAGAATGGACGAAGCTTTGCATCACGGAGAGGAGGTAGCTTCCCCTGTAGATGAGGACGACCGTAGTCAATCAGGTAGTAATACCGAGTCTGACGatgacgaggaagacgatgacgatgacgatgacgatgacgataacgaggaggacgaagaggagGATGTTGAACCAAGTCTGAAATACGAGCGTCTCGGAGGAGATACTTCTCAATTGTTAGAGAAAGATTCAGCATGTGCTATAGCCATTTCGGAGTCCGCCATA CTACTGGGGACGCATAGCGGGATTGTTCATGTACTAGATCTTAACGGAGTTCGCCAAAGATCTTACCGGCCACATACTGCCACAATCACGGATATGAGTGTTGATACGACTGGTGATTTTGTTGCGACTGCGTCGATAGACG GTCAGGTTGTCATCCATTCCTTGAGCACCCCAGAGTCCTACGTGTTTGACCTAAAGCGACCGATGCGAACTATCGCACTCGAACCGGGCTTTGGCAACCGTGGCTCTCGTGCGTTTGTCTGTGGTGGATTGGCTGGAACGCTAGTCTTACATGAAAAGGGCTGGCTCGGCCACAAGGAAACAACACTGCACTCTGGTGGAGAGGGGCCTGTCTGGGCCTCGGCGTGGAGAACAACTTTGATCGCTTGGGCTTGTGACACTGGCGTCCGCCTATACGATACATCTTCAAGCACGCGTGTGGCCTATCTCGACCGACCAGCGAATAGCCCCCGAGCCGACTTGTTCCGCTGCACTCTTCGGTGGCAAGATGATGTGACTTTACTAGTCGGTTGGGCTGATTACATCAAGGTGGCTCGTGTTCGTCAGCGAGGAGAAGGGGCAACTACTAGTCATAGTGCTGTCACTATTGAAGTCCTCGCGGTATTACAAGTAGATTGTATGATCGCTGGGCTCTCACCCCACGTAGACGCTGGATCGTTTTTGGTTTTGGCTTACATTACACCCGATACATTTGCTGACGCGGATGACTCCCCACCTACAACTCGCGAAGCACAGAGGCGCAAGGAAGCCCACAGACCAGAGCTAAGGCTAATATCACGCGCTGGAGAGGAACACGCGTCAGACGCTTTGAGTATTACAGGGTATCACTTGTATGGGTGTAATGACTATGCCCTTGTTGAAGGTGCTAGCCCTCTAGGAACCTTTTGGATTGTGTTAAGTCCTCAGACACTTGTGGTCGCTCGCCCACGAGATGTCAAGGATCATATCGAATGGCTAGTTCAGCGAAAGCGATATGAAGAAGCCCTCGAAGTGTTGGAGGACCTGGGCCCACAAGGGCAAGTTGATGCTTCGATCATTGGTCAAAAATACTTGCAACATTTGGTTGATGATG GGGAGTACGAGAAAGCAGCTCATTTAACTCCCAAGGTCTTGGCAGACAACGCAACTGCCTGGGAGCGCTGGATATTCACATTCGCAGGAAAGAATCAACTGGGT TCAATTGCACCATTTGTGCCCACCCATGATCCCCAACTTGGCCATGTCGTCTATGAAATGATTCTAGGTCATATGCTCGTGAACAATCAGGAG AGCCTGCTACGTACAATTAAATCTTGGCCAACAAGCATATACGATATACCAGCCGTCATAGTTGCTGTCAAAGCGGCGCTGGCCAACGCTACTAAGAAGCATATATTAATGGACTGCCTTGCCGAACT ATATATCGCAAACCACCAGCCAGGAAAAGCGCTGCCATACCTGTTACGGCTACGACGACCCAACGTCTTCACTCTTATTCGCGAACACAACTTGTTTACTGCCTTGAGAGATGATGCTCTGCTACTAGTTGAGTTCGATCAAGAGCTGGAAGAAAAACGACGGGTGCAGGGAGATGGTGAAGGGATTGATTTTACCAAGCCAGCAGTACCACGCACGGCAATCCAACTTTTGGTCGAGAATACACATGCTATTCCG ATCAACCGCGTGGTTCAACAGCTTCAGTCGAACCGTTTCTTCCTTTATCTCTATCTGGCCGCACTCTTTGAAGAGGATCCGCAACATGCATCTGAATATGCAGATGTTCAAGTGGAACTGTTTGCAGAATTCGCGCCTGAGAAACTGATCGACTTTCTTCGTGCCAGCAGCTACTATAACCTGGAAGTG GCGTTCAGAATTTGTGATCAGCGTGACTTGGTTCCAGAGCAAGTGTTTTTACTTGGGCGCATGGGGGACAATAAGCGCGCACTGAACTTGATTATTGAGCGGCTCGCAGATGTCAACCGCGCTATTGACTTTGCCAAGGAACAGAATGATGATGATCTATGGGAGGACCTATTCAAGTATTCAGAAACTCGTCCAG CTTTCATTCGTGGTCTGCTCAAGAATGTCAGTACTGAAATTGATCCCATTCGACTCATTCGTCGCATCAAGAATGGGCTCGAGATCCCCGGTCTCAAAGATGCGCTTATCACCATCCTACAAGACTTCAATCTTCAAATATCCCTCCTTGAAGGATGTCAGACTATCCTTCTCGGAGACGGTGCGTCGTTACAAGAACGACTTCATCTCGCCCAAACGGGAGGATACCTCGGCGGGG CGGCAGTGATGTGTCCCGTCTGTCACGAGCCCCTCTTTATACCTCCGCCCGACACAGGAGCATTAGTAAACCAACAGCACCTTGTTCTCTTATTCCTGTGTCATCATGCAATCCATGCTGGATGTGTTCCAGGCGGTGACGCACTTCCCCCTCGTCAGGGAACTTCCTTGAGCCTTGGAACAATTGGGTACTACGGTGGACTAGGTGGAGATGTCGTGAATGCCGTGAGCGAGAAGGTTGCCTA CACACAAGAAGTCAAGGCTCAGCTTGCAAGCGGATGTCCTATTTGCGAACGAAGCGATTCCGGAGCAGGCTTTGCAATCG CCGGTAATAATTACCATTGGCTAGTCGGTGCGGGGCTCCGGTCCGAGCCCGAAGAATCGACTTTCGGTCAACTGTACGAATTTGATTGGTTGATTCGCGAG GAGGTCGCCACGCATAATACTTCAGAGTCATGCTGGATCATAG TCTCGGGTAAAGTCTATGATGTAACCGAGTTCATATCCGAACACCCAGGTGGGAGCGCTGTTCTCCTGAAGCATGCAGGCAAAGACGCAACGGCCGCGTACGAGATGGCTCATGGGCCAGAGATCATCGAAGAAGGCCTGCCACCCGAAAAGAAAAAGGGGACCGTAGACCCGAGTACGATCCAGGCGCATCCCAAAGGCCAGGAAGAGGTCAAGAAGGATGTGATCAAGCCAAAGAGAATGCCTCTGGCGCAGGTTATCAATTTATACGACTTTGAG GAAAATGCAAAAGAAAATTGTCCCAAAAGCATGGGCATATTTCTCTTCTGGGGCGACCGACATGTTAT CGGTGGACCTCAATCAAAAGGCGTACCGACAAGTCCTCTTCCGTCCTCGAGGAATGATCGACGTCGGGTTCCACCCACGAATCCGGGACTCCAACAAGACGGAACGTGGAATACAATGACATCGACCAAGATGCTCGGTGCACCAGTCTCACTTCCGCTCATGATTTGCCCAACCGGGATGGCGAGACTCAGTCACCCGAGTGGAGAACGGTCGTTTGCAGCAGCGGCAGGCCAAACGGGTATTATGCAGGTC ATATCTACCAACGCATCCGTCGGACTAGCACAGATTATCCAAGCCAAGTCGCGTCCGGACCAGAAATTCCTTTTCCAACT CCGAAACGCTCGTTCAAAAAGTCGTGGATACTCATGCTGTGTGGGGATAATTGTCACTATCGATGCGGCTGCGCCTGGGAAACGTGAAGCCGACGAACGTGGCGAGTTGGACGTCCCCATT GGGTTAGTTCCGGGATGGATGAAGTTGGGTGTGAAGGGTGTACAGACTGTCGAA GACGCATTGTTGGCATACGAACTAGGCTGCGACGTTATCTGGCTGTCAAACCATGGTGGAAGAGCGCTTGATACCGCACCGCCAGCTCTATACACTCTCCTCGAATTACACCAGTTTCATCCTAGAATATTCCGACCCCGTGCACGGCCCTTATCTTCTCGAATCGCAAGTCTGGTCTCGATAGGCCTGCCGATCCGAACAAGCCCTCGATGCCTCGGATCCCCCCCCAAGACACCCGAAGCGCGGGCGGCGGCGATTGCGAGTCTGCGAGCGTACCATCGTCCAGGCGCGCCGGAGATTTACGTCGACGGTGGGGTGCGACGCGGGACGGACATTGTCAAGGCTTTGTGTCTGGGCGCGAAAGCCGTGGGGATGGGTCGGCCGTTTGTATATGCGCTGGGATGGGAAACCCCGGGAGTGGAAAAGGCAATCGAAA TTATTCGGGACGAGGTAGAGACGACGATGAAGTTGTTGGGTGTCACCTCTCTCGATCAGTTGGGGCCTCACTTGTTGAACACCAAGGCGCTGGAGCCGCTGATTGATGGTCGTATCTTGGCCAAGGCACGGTTGTGA